Proteins co-encoded in one Pocillopora verrucosa isolate sample1 chromosome 1, ASM3666991v2, whole genome shotgun sequence genomic window:
- the LOC131788263 gene encoding adenosine receptor A1-like: MAAVLGHYNIWNLTSGQALQEGWLSLQNVRPLSTISAALSIAMAPVIIFGNILVLVAVWKDPLKKLRSSPSNLILTSMAIADLLVGLVVCPVTAYWGLVISVREESPLDLSVICALNVFSVNVSFGHMFLLTVDRVFAVITPLRYRATVTNKRVFIANCACWIYFIVFGIAFLVLRDLFAIMGAVYNFQLLFMLLGMLAMYVMILNYFHRYSKERAEGHSLRDRNIIMQREKDLFKAISVVVCAFLICYMPWFIIKTLIYFCKACQTHLSLLMISFAFSGSLKCANSGLNPFLYTWRLPKYRETLLYFWRQLILKKGKANKSKFTIS, translated from the coding sequence ATGGCAGCCGTTCTTGGCCACTACAACATTTGGAACTTAACAAGCGGGCAAGCTCTTCAAGAAGGATGGCTAAGCCTACAAAACGTGAGGCCACTCTCAACGATCAGCGCTGCCTTATCGATAGCAATGGCACCCGTAATcatatttggaaatattttggtcTTAGTTGCAGTTTGGAAAGATCCTCTCAAGAAACTCCGATCGTCACCCTCCAACCTCATTTTGACATCCATGGCCATAGCAGACCTATTAGTTGGCTTGGTGGTTTGTCCGGTAACTGCTTATTGGGGCTTGGTGATATCTGTCCGAGAAGAATCACCACTTGATCTTTCTGTGATATGTGCCCTCAACGTTTTCTCTGTAAACGTGAGTTTTGGCCATATGTTCCTTCTAACAGTGGACAGAGTCTTCGCCGTAATTACGCCCCTTCGTTACCGTGCAACAGTTACAAATAAGAGAGTTTTTATTGCCAACTGTGCTTGCTGGATTTATTTCATAGTTTTTGGCATTGCATTCCTCGTGTTGCGCGATTTATTTGCCATAATGGGGGCTGTCTACAACTTTCAACTTCTATTTATGCTTTTGGGCATGTTGGCCATGTACGTAATGATCTTAAACTACTTTCACCGATACTCCAAAGAAAGAGCAGAAGGACACTCACTCAGAGATCGTAACATTATaatgcaaagagaaaaagatctCTTCAAGGCCATATCGGTCGTCGTCTGCGCATTTCTCATCTGTTACATGCCGTGGTTCATTATTAAAACGTTGATCTACTTTTGCAAAGCGTGCCAAACACATCTATCATTACTGATGATTTCTTTCGCATTTTCAGGAAGTCTGAAGTGCGCAAACTCGGGTTTAAACCCATTTTTGTATACGTGGCGACTCCCAAAGTATAGAGAAACATTACTATACTTTTGGAGGCAActcattttaaagaaaggaaaagctaACAAGTCAAAATTTACGATATCTTAA
- the LOC131788223 gene encoding adenosine receptor A2a-like has product MAAVLGHYNFWNITSEQALEEGWLSLQNVRPLSAISAALSIAMAPVIIFGNILVLVAVWKDPLKKLRSSPSNLILTSMAIADLLVGLVVCPITAYWGWVISFRGDSPLDLSVIFALNVFSVNVSFGHMFLLTVDRVFAVTTPLRYRVRVTNKRVFIANCACWIYFIAFGSAFLVLRDSFAIIGAVYNFQLLFMLLGMLAMYVMILNYFHRYSKERAEGHSLRDRNIIMQREKDLFKAISVVVCAFLICYLPWFIVQVLIYLCKACHPHLPLLMISFGFSGSLTYANSGINPFLYTWRLPKYKETLLYIWRQLILKEEKANKSKFTIS; this is encoded by the coding sequence ATGGCGGCCGTTCTCGGCCACTACAACTTCTGGAACATAACAAGCGAGCAAGCTCTTGAAGAAGGATGGCTAAGCCTACAAAACGTGAGGCCACTTTCAGCGATCAGCGCTGCCCTATCGATAGCAATGGCACCAGTAATcatatttggaaatattttggtcTTAGTTGCAGTTTGGAAAGATCCTCTCAAGAAACTCCGATCATCACCCTCTAACCTCATTTTGACATCCATGGCCATAGCAGATCTTTTAGTTGGCTTGGTGGTTTGTCCGATAACTGCTTATTGGGGCTGGGTGATATCTTTCCGAGGAGATTCACCGCTAGATCTTTCTGTGATATTTGCCCTCAACGTTTTCTCTGTAAACGTGAGTTTTGGTCATATGTTCCTTCTAACAGTAGACAGAGTCTTCGCCGTAACCACGCCACTTCGTTATCGTGTAAGAGTTACAAATAAGAGAGTTTTTATCGCCAACTGTGCTTGCTGGAtttatttcatagcttttgGAAGTGCATTCCTTGTGTTGCGCGATTCATTTGCCATAATCGGGGCTGTCTACAACTTTCAACTTCTATTTATGCTTTTGGGCATGTTGGCCATGTACGTAATGATCTTAAACTACTTTCACCGATACTCCAAAGAAAGAGCAGAAGGACACTCACTCAGAGATCGTAATATTATaatgcaaagagaaaaagatctCTTCAAGGCAATATCGGTCGTTGTCTGTGCTTTTCTCATCTGCTACCTGCCGTGGTTCATTGTTCAAGTGTTGATCTACTTATGCAAAGCGTGCCATCCACATTTACCATTACTGATGATTTCTTTCGGATTTTCAGGAAGTCTGACATACGCAAACTCAGGTATAAACCCATTTTTGTATACGTGGCGACTCCCAAAATATAAAGAGACATTGCTATACATTTGGAGGCAACTCattttaaaggaagaaaaagctAACAAGTCAAAATTTACGATATCTTAA